In Cicer arietinum cultivar CDC Frontier isolate Library 1 chromosome 1, Cicar.CDCFrontier_v2.0, whole genome shotgun sequence, one DNA window encodes the following:
- the LOC101495047 gene encoding G-type lectin S-receptor-like serine/threonine-protein kinase At4g27290 produces MKIFKMLLVLCFLLFHFIPSFNTLQTILPGQSIKDNETLISKNEFFEAGFFNFGDTNIQYFGIWYKKISPKTIVWIANRDTPLENSSRVLNFTDEGTLFIVDSTKGIVWSSNTSKKTIKKPILQLLENGNLVVKNENNPDDFLWQSFDLPGDTLLPSMRIRTNKVTGEYTGLVSWKNTQDPSTGLYSYHIDINGFPQVVITKGNTILFRIGSWNGNILSGIPSDTLFKSFNYSFVITDKEVSYGFELLNEAIVSRYMLSSTGQVTRYMLSDRTMISWNIFFVGPSDQCDNYAICGDNSNCDVGNSPMCECLKGFVPKTQENGNFGGCIRKVNLDCDGNSDGFLKLVVVKLPDTSRSWFDKNMNLEECEKFCLRNCSCTAYANLDIRDGGSGCLVWFNNIVDVRKLSSGGQDLYIRVAASELDHNNGLNKKKLAGILVGCIMFTVIMIILGLAIHRVQRKKVKKQGKNQVFSLKNHSDNKENEDIDIPIFDLSTIANATNDFSIDNKLGQGGFGPVYKGILENGQDIAVKRLCNTSGQGPKEFINEVKLIANLQHRNLVKLLGCCIQDDEKLLMYEFMINRSLDYFIFDQTRKSLLHWSQRFQIICGIARGLLYLHEDSRLRIIHRDLKTSNILLDKNMNPKISDFGLARTLWGDEAEGETRRVVGTYGYISPEYAARGFFSVKSDVFSFGVILLETISGNKNREYSDDHDLDLLGHAWRMWCEETPLEVIDESLGDSIVIAEPEILRCIQIGLLCVQERPDDRPDMSSVVLMLNGEKALPRPKEPAFYPHQFGTSSGTSKMHSNNEISITLLQAR; encoded by the exons atgaaaatttttaaaatgctaCTTGTTTTATGCTTTCTTCTATTCCATTTCATACCAAGCTTCAACACCTTACAAACCATTCTTCCAGGACAATCAATCAAAGATAATGAGACACTAATctcaaaaaatgaattttttgaagCAGGATTCTTCAACTTTGGAGACACAAATATCCAATATTTTGGTATTTGGTACAAGAAAATTTCACCAAAAACTATTGTGTGGATAGCTAACAGAGACACTCCACTTGAAAACTCATCAAGAGTTTTGAATTTCACTGATGAAGGAACTCTTTTCATTGTTGATTCCACAAAGGGTATAGTATGgtcctcaaacacatcaaaaaaaacaataaaaaaaccaaTTTTGCAGCtcttggaaaatggaaaccttgttgtgaaaaatgaaaacaacCCAGATGATTTTTTGTGGCAAAGTTTTGATCTTCCTGGTGATACTTTGCTTCCAAGTATGAGAATCAGAACAAACAAAGTAACTGGTGAATATACAGGTTTGGTTTCTTGGAAAAATACACAAGACCCTTCTACTGGTTTGTATTCATATCATATAGATATTAATGGTTTTCCTCAAGTTGTTATTACAAAAGGAAACACAATATTGTTTAGAATTGGTTCATGGAATGGAAATATTTTATCAGGAATTCCTTCTGACACACTCTTCAAATCCTTTAACTACTCTTTTGTGATTACTGATAAGGAAGTTTCTTATGGATTTGAACTTTTGAATGAAGCAATTGTTTCAAGATACATGCTTAGTTCGACCGGTCAAGTCACGCGTTACATGTTGTCAGATCGGACAATGATCAGTTGGAACATTTTCTTTGTTGGTCCTTCAGATCAGTGTGATAATTATGCTATATGTGGTGATAATTCTAACTGTGATGTCGGTAACTCGCCGATGTGTGAATGTCTTAAAGGTTTTGTTCCTAAAACTCAAGAAAATGGGAATTTTGGTGGTTGTATTAGGAAGGTGAATTTGGATTGTGATGGCAACAGTGATGGATTTTTGAAGCTTGTGGTAGTGAAGTTGCCTGATACATCAAGATCTTGGTTTGATAAGAATATGAACCTTGAGGAATGTGAGAAATTTTGTTTGAGAAATTGTTCTTGTACAGCATATGCAAATTTAGATATTAGAGATGGTGGAAGTGGTTGCTTGGTTTGGTTTAATAATATTGTGGATGTGAGAAAATTAAGCTCTGGTGGACAAGATCTTTACATAAGAGTTGCAGCTTCTGAACTAG ACCATAACAATGGCTTGAACAAGAAGAAGCTTGCAGGAATTCTAGTAGGCTGTATTATGTTTACTGTGATCATGATAATACTTGGACTGGCCATACATCGGGTTCAGAGGAAGAAAGTAAAGAAGCAAG GGAAGAACCAAGTATTTAGCTTGAAGAATCACAGTGACAACAAAGAGAATGAAGACATTGACATACCAATATTTGATTTATCAACCATAGCTAATGCAACCAATGACTTCTCCATTGATAACAAATTGGGGCAAGGAGGATTTGGACCAGTTTACAAG GGTATATTGGAAAATGGACAAGATATAGCTGTGAAGAGGCTTTGCAACACCTCAGGGCAAGGACCAAAGGAGTTCATAAATGAAGTTAAACTAATTGCCAATCTTCAACACAGAAATCTGGTGAAACTGCTTGGCTGTTGCATTCAAGATGATGAAAAACTTTTGATGTATGAATTCATGATCAACAGAAGCTTGGACTACTTTATATTTG ATCAAACTAGAAAAAGTTTGCTACATTGGAGTCAACGATTCCAAATTATTTGCGGGATTGCTCGAGGACTTCTTTACCTTCATGAAGATTCTAGATTAAGGATTATTCATAGAGATCTCAAGACCAGCAATATTCTTCTAGACAAAAATATGAATCCTAAGATATCAGACTTTGGTCTCGCTAGAACATTATGGGGAGATGAAGCTGAAGGGGAAACAAGAAGAGTAGTAGGAACTTA TGGTTACATATCTCCAGAGTATGCAGCAAGAGGGTTTTTTTCAGTGAAATCCGATGTCTTTAGTTTTGGTGTTATTTTACTAGAGACAATTAGCGGAAACAAGAACAGAGAATATTCTGATGATCATGATCTTGACCTTCTTGGACAT GCATGGAGAATGTGGTGTGAAGAAACACCTTTGGAGGTGATAGATGAATCACTAGGAGATTCAATTGTTATAGCTGAACCAGAAATATTGAGATGTATTCAAATAGGTCTTTTATGTGTGCAAGAGAGACCTGATGATAGACCAGACATGTCAAGTGTAGTTCTAATGTTGAATGGTGAAAAAGCATTGCCTAGACCAAAGGAACCTGCATTTTATCCACACCAATTTGGCACTTCATCAGGAACTAGTAAGATGCATTCAAACAATGAAATTTCCATCACATTGTTACAAGCAAGATAG